The Mercurialis annua linkage group LG8, ddMerAnnu1.2, whole genome shotgun sequence genome window below encodes:
- the LOC126661695 gene encoding uncharacterized protein LOC126661695, translating to MTLTLNWDDFFRAFSKKYMPPVCRDKKKIEFMELKQNELLVSEYELQFIRLSKYGPEEITTEERKRSKFERGLNLNIREKIDVKSPTYKALIEAAFRPKEILVERTEINFEKKKMTGTFNSLSRHAYIVRDCPLKRDFLEESQAIGQNSVGRPQTQARVFAVTRQDAPTPPDVITGTFSICNCDAHLLIDPGSTCSFISHEFSLRVHEADLVVINLRELDVILGMDWVSKHHVIVDCQTKEVVMEIQGKMKTMIVGERKIMGQACLASVIYVTKVSPGVSEIPVVKDFADVFLDDLLSLPPDREVDFEIKIIPGSAPISIALYKMAPLELKELKKQIEDLLDKGFIRSSISPWGALVLFVK from the exons ATGACATTGACTTTAAACTGGGATGATTTTTTTAGAGCATTTAGTAAGAAGTACATGCCACCAGTGTGTcgtgataaaaagaaaattgaattcaTGGAACTGAAGCAGAATGAGTTATTAGTGTCTGAATATGAACTTCAATTTATCAGATTATCAAAGTATGGACCTGAGGAGATAACTACTGAGGAAAGGAAAAGAAGCAAATTTGAAAGAGGTTTGAACCTTAATATTCGAGAGAAAATTGATGTTAAGTCCCCTACCTATAAAGCATTGATTGAAGCCGCTTTCAGGCCTAAAGAAATACTAGTTGAAAGGACTGAGATAAACTttgaaaagaagaaaatgaCCGGGACTTTTAATTCTCTTTCAAGACATG CCTATATTGTTAGAGATTGTCCACTGAAGAGAGACTTTCTTGAGGAATCTCAAGCTATTGGTCAAAATAGTGTGG GCCGACCTCAGACCCAAGCCAGAGTATTTGCAGTGACTAGACAAGATGCACCTACTCCACCGGATGTGATTACTGGTACATTTTCTATCTGTAACTGTGATGCACATCTGCTAATTGATCCTGGATCTACATGTTCATTCATATCACATGAGTTTTCATTACGTGTGCATG AAGCTGATTTGGTTGTTATTAACTTGAGAGAGTTGGATGTTATATTGGGTATGGATTGGGTGTCAAAACATCATGTCATTGTTGATTGTCAAACTAAAGAAGTAGTTATGGAAATTCAAGGGAAGATGAAAACGATGATTGTTGGGGAAAGGAAAATA ATGGGTCAAGCATGTTTGGCTAGTGTAATATATGTGACTAAAGTTAGTCCGGGGGTTTCAGAAATTCCAGTAGTTAAAGACTTTGCAGATGTGTTTCTTGATGATTTGCTTAGTTTACCACCAGATAGGGAGgttgattttgaaattaaaattatacctgGTTCAGCTCCTATTTCTATAGCACTATATAAAATGGCTCCACTAGAATTGAAAGAACTCAAGAAACAGATAGAAGACCTACTTGATAAGGGGTTCATCAGATCTAGTATTTCTCCCTGGGGGGCACTTGTCTTATTTGTGAAATAG
- the LOC126660304 gene encoding beta-glucosidase 12-like isoform X1: protein MTENMRMATHHRVIILIIFVAVSAVEGSGSVHRSGFPAGFKFGTASAAYQYEGAANEDGRGPSIWDTFTHTYPDKIIDHSNGDIAVDSYHRYKEDVAIMKSLGFDSYRFSISWSRLLPRGHLSGGVNQQGIDYYNNLINEVLSNGMEPFVTLFHWDLPQALEDEYSGFLSSNLVDDFRDYAELSFSSFGDRVKHWITLNEPLTISNDGYTTGIKAPGRCSKWISSNCTGGDSGTEPYIVAHNQLLAHAAAVKVYRDKYQMKQKGQIGISLNTEWMVPMNAELTRDSLAASRALAFKYDWFMEPLVSGSYPVEMITYVGERLPKFTQEQSLMLKGSIDFIGVNYYTANYVADVPCVKENFSYSTDFCAMITSFRNGIPIGPKTGSSWLYVYPRGILELLLYTKNKFNDPVIYLTENGVSQLDNIDSMLILEDNVRVDYYNDHLLFVQEAIRRGVNVKGYFGWSMLDNFEWNDGYAVRFGMVYVDYKDGLRRHLKKSALWFKNFLESRNQSDSLNFLNLRNRKTFSRAENLLA, encoded by the exons ATGACCGAAAACATGAGAATGGCCACCCACCATCGCGTGATAatacttattatttttgtaGCCGTCTCAGCCGTAGAAGGGTCGGGTTCTGTTCACCGGAGCGGTTTTCCGGCAGGATTTAAATTTGGGACGGCGTCGGCAGCTTACCAG TATGAAGGCGCTGCAAATGAAGATGGTAGAGGTCCAAGTATTTGGGATACATTCACTCATACATACCCAG ATAAGATAATAGACCACAGTAATGGAGACATTGCCGTTGACTCGTATCATAGGTACAAG GAAGATGTGGCTATCATGAAGAGCTTAGGATTTGATTCTTACAGATTCTCGATTTCATGGTCTAGACTGTTACCCC GCGGCCATCTTAGCGGAGGAGTAAATCAACAAGGCATCGACTACTATAACAATTTAATCAATGAGGTGCTATCAAATG GAATGGAACCTTTTGTGACTTTGTTTCATTGGGATCTTCCGCAAGCTCTTGAAGACGAATACAGCGGTTTCTTAAGCTCCAATCTTGT CGATGATTTTCGAGACTATGCAGAGCTAAGCTTTAGCAGCTTTGGAGACAGAGTAAAGCACTGGATCACATTAAACGAGCCACTAACCATTTCTAATGATGGGTACACAACGGGTATCAAGGCGCCTGGAAGATGTTCGAAGTGGATCTCTTCGAATTGTACTGGTGGTGATTCTGGTACTGAGCCATATATAGTAGCACATAATCAACTTCTTGCTCATGCAGCTGCAGTTAAAGTGTACAGAGACAAGTACCAG ATGAAACAAAAAGGGCAAATTGGTATTTCATTGAACACAGAATGGATGGTCCCCATGAATGCTGAGTTAACGAGAGACTCTCTTGCAGCTTCTCGAGCCCTTGCCTTTAAGTATGACTG GTTTATGGAGCCACTAGTGTCTGGTTCGTATCCGGTTGAAATGATTACCTATGTGGGTGAACGGTTGCCTAAATTTACGCAAGAGCAGTCGTTGATGCTTAAAGGATCTATCGATTTCATTGGGGTAAACTATTACACTGCAAATTATGTCGCTGATGTTCCTTGCGTAAAGGAAAACTTTAGCTACTCCACAGACTTTTGTGCTATGATTACTA GCTTTCGAAATGGGATTCCAATTGGGCCAAAG ACAGGATCGAGTTGGCTTTATGTTTATCCACGAGGAATTCTGGAACTTTTGCTCTACACCAAGAACAAGTTCAATGATCCTGTCATATACCTAACTGAGAATG GAGTTAGTCAGCTTGATAATATCGATTCTATGCTGATTCTGGAGGACAACGTGCGAGTAGATTACTACAATGATCATCTTTTATTCGTACAAGAAGCAATTCG GAGAGGTGTAAATGTGAAGGGATATTTTGGATGGTCAATGCTAGACAATTTTGAATGGAATGATGGTTATGCAGTTCGTTTCGGAATGGTGTATGTAGATTACAAGGACGGATTGCGAAGGCATTTGAAAAAATCAGCCTTATGGTTTAAGAATTTTCTGGAATCAAGGAATCAATCAGATTCtcttaatttcttaaatttgAGAAATAGAAAAACATTTTCTCGAGCTGAAAATTTACTTGCGTAG
- the LOC126660304 gene encoding beta-glucosidase 12-like isoform X2, translating to MKSLGFDSYRFSISWSRLLPRGHLSGGVNQQGIDYYNNLINEVLSNGMEPFVTLFHWDLPQALEDEYSGFLSSNLVDDFRDYAELSFSSFGDRVKHWITLNEPLTISNDGYTTGIKAPGRCSKWISSNCTGGDSGTEPYIVAHNQLLAHAAAVKVYRDKYQMKQKGQIGISLNTEWMVPMNAELTRDSLAASRALAFKYDWFMEPLVSGSYPVEMITYVGERLPKFTQEQSLMLKGSIDFIGVNYYTANYVADVPCVKENFSYSTDFCAMITSFRNGIPIGPKTGSSWLYVYPRGILELLLYTKNKFNDPVIYLTENGVSQLDNIDSMLILEDNVRVDYYNDHLLFVQEAIRRGVNVKGYFGWSMLDNFEWNDGYAVRFGMVYVDYKDGLRRHLKKSALWFKNFLESRNQSDSLNFLNLRNRKTFSRAENLLA from the exons ATGAAGAGCTTAGGATTTGATTCTTACAGATTCTCGATTTCATGGTCTAGACTGTTACCCC GCGGCCATCTTAGCGGAGGAGTAAATCAACAAGGCATCGACTACTATAACAATTTAATCAATGAGGTGCTATCAAATG GAATGGAACCTTTTGTGACTTTGTTTCATTGGGATCTTCCGCAAGCTCTTGAAGACGAATACAGCGGTTTCTTAAGCTCCAATCTTGT CGATGATTTTCGAGACTATGCAGAGCTAAGCTTTAGCAGCTTTGGAGACAGAGTAAAGCACTGGATCACATTAAACGAGCCACTAACCATTTCTAATGATGGGTACACAACGGGTATCAAGGCGCCTGGAAGATGTTCGAAGTGGATCTCTTCGAATTGTACTGGTGGTGATTCTGGTACTGAGCCATATATAGTAGCACATAATCAACTTCTTGCTCATGCAGCTGCAGTTAAAGTGTACAGAGACAAGTACCAG ATGAAACAAAAAGGGCAAATTGGTATTTCATTGAACACAGAATGGATGGTCCCCATGAATGCTGAGTTAACGAGAGACTCTCTTGCAGCTTCTCGAGCCCTTGCCTTTAAGTATGACTG GTTTATGGAGCCACTAGTGTCTGGTTCGTATCCGGTTGAAATGATTACCTATGTGGGTGAACGGTTGCCTAAATTTACGCAAGAGCAGTCGTTGATGCTTAAAGGATCTATCGATTTCATTGGGGTAAACTATTACACTGCAAATTATGTCGCTGATGTTCCTTGCGTAAAGGAAAACTTTAGCTACTCCACAGACTTTTGTGCTATGATTACTA GCTTTCGAAATGGGATTCCAATTGGGCCAAAG ACAGGATCGAGTTGGCTTTATGTTTATCCACGAGGAATTCTGGAACTTTTGCTCTACACCAAGAACAAGTTCAATGATCCTGTCATATACCTAACTGAGAATG GAGTTAGTCAGCTTGATAATATCGATTCTATGCTGATTCTGGAGGACAACGTGCGAGTAGATTACTACAATGATCATCTTTTATTCGTACAAGAAGCAATTCG GAGAGGTGTAAATGTGAAGGGATATTTTGGATGGTCAATGCTAGACAATTTTGAATGGAATGATGGTTATGCAGTTCGTTTCGGAATGGTGTATGTAGATTACAAGGACGGATTGCGAAGGCATTTGAAAAAATCAGCCTTATGGTTTAAGAATTTTCTGGAATCAAGGAATCAATCAGATTCtcttaatttcttaaatttgAGAAATAGAAAAACATTTTCTCGAGCTGAAAATTTACTTGCGTAG